The following proteins come from a genomic window of Heyndrickxia acidicola:
- a CDS encoding putative polysaccharide biosynthesis protein, which yields MSSSSSNLIKGTFILTLGTIISKVLGLFYVIPFREIVGGSEPVALYGFGYVPYNIFISISTAGIPLAVAKYIAKHNALEEYAVGRKLFKSSTFIMITSGFVCFLIMFLTAPYFAELVMAGSQKASFGVADVTTVIRAVSYALIIIPVMSLIRGFFQGHQMMGPSAISQVVEQIVRTIFLIGGAYVVLKVFHGSMVTAISLATFAAFIGGVASLICLFWYWKKSKPTFDELLVHDRGTVTVSLGSMYKEIILYALPFVFVGIANSLYQIIDQVTFKRAMEAVNAGNAIADLGVLNFDAHKLVIIPVSLATAFSLTLVPLITESFAVGDKKVLVRSVDQTFQILLFVTVPAAMGLSILAEPVYTLFYNGQSDIGTSVLMHYAPVAILFALYSVTAAILQGINEQRFTILSLLVGLLIKLTLNIPFIEKYHVLGAVYTTALGYSVSIIINLVIIKLFANYPFKMIVRRTILIGVFNVIMCVVVIALYKGLTIFLSPASKFQSFLIIVICGGVGALVYAALGLKSNLADRLFGSRVQRIKAKLRLGS from the coding sequence ATGTCTTCGTCTTCATCTAATTTAATAAAAGGTACGTTTATCTTAACGCTTGGTACAATTATCTCAAAAGTTTTGGGGCTTTTTTATGTTATCCCGTTTCGGGAAATTGTAGGGGGGTCTGAGCCAGTAGCCCTGTATGGCTTCGGTTATGTACCCTACAATATTTTCATCAGTATATCCACAGCGGGAATTCCGCTCGCAGTAGCAAAATATATTGCGAAGCATAACGCGCTGGAAGAATACGCAGTAGGGCGGAAGCTGTTTAAATCCAGTACATTTATTATGATAACCTCTGGATTTGTCTGCTTTTTGATCATGTTTTTAACTGCTCCTTATTTTGCGGAGCTTGTAATGGCAGGAAGCCAAAAAGCAAGCTTTGGTGTTGCAGATGTGACAACCGTTATTCGCGCTGTCAGCTATGCATTGATTATTATTCCTGTTATGAGCCTTATCAGGGGATTCTTCCAGGGACATCAAATGATGGGGCCATCGGCTATATCCCAGGTAGTTGAACAAATCGTACGGACAATCTTTTTAATCGGAGGAGCCTATGTCGTCTTAAAGGTGTTTCACGGAAGCATGGTTACCGCAATTAGTCTTGCAACGTTTGCAGCGTTTATCGGCGGGGTTGCCAGCTTGATTTGTTTGTTCTGGTACTGGAAAAAAAGTAAACCAACCTTTGATGAGCTTTTAGTGCATGATCGGGGAACAGTTACGGTTTCTCTTGGAAGTATGTATAAAGAGATCATTCTTTACGCACTTCCTTTCGTATTTGTGGGAATTGCAAACTCGCTTTACCAAATCATTGACCAAGTCACGTTTAAAAGGGCGATGGAAGCAGTCAATGCTGGCAATGCCATTGCGGATCTTGGTGTTTTAAACTTTGATGCCCATAAGCTGGTTATTATTCCTGTCTCACTTGCCACGGCCTTTTCACTAACTTTAGTTCCCTTAATTACAGAATCCTTTGCAGTCGGTGACAAAAAAGTATTAGTACGATCTGTGGACCAAACCTTTCAAATTCTTTTATTCGTGACAGTTCCTGCTGCGATGGGATTATCCATACTGGCAGAGCCTGTCTATACATTATTTTATAATGGTCAAAGCGATATTGGGACTAGTGTATTAATGCATTATGCTCCTGTTGCAATCCTTTTTGCACTTTATTCCGTGACAGCTGCTATTCTTCAGGGGATTAATGAACAGCGATTTACAATTTTGAGTCTTTTGGTAGGCTTGCTCATTAAATTAACCTTAAATATTCCTTTTATCGAAAAATATCATGTGCTGGGTGCGGTTTATACTACAGCATTGGGATACAGTGTATCCATTATTATTAACCTTGTTATCATTAAGCTTTTTGCCAACTATCCATTTAAAATGATCGTAAGAAGGACCATCTTAATTGGCGTATTTAATGTCATTATGTGTGTAGTTGTCATTGCTCTTTACAAGGGTTTAACCATCTTTTTAAGTCCTGCTTCCAAATTTCAGTCCTTCCTCATTATTGTCATTTGCGGAGGTGTCGGAGCATTGGTATACGCTGCTCTTGGACTTAAGTCCAATCTTGCTGACAGGCTGTTTGGAAGTCGTGTACAGCGTATAAAAGCAAAACTGCGGCTTGGATCATAA
- a CDS encoding pseudouridine synthase, with protein MRIDKLLSNAGVGSRKEVKKLLKDGAVKVNDVIMKDAKTKLNPEEDVVTVHGEPVVYREYVYFMMNKPQGVISATEDLRDKTVIDLLKTEDRILEPFPVGRLDKDTEGLLLITNDGALAHQLLSPKKHVPKTYFAVIDGEVSEKDTDAFREGVTLDDGYHTKPGVLKILKTGLRSDIELTITEGKFHQVKRMFEAVGKRVVYLRRLSMGPLLLDESLQLGEYRELSEEEVVKLKEHPLVTE; from the coding sequence ATGAGAATTGATAAACTGCTTTCAAATGCTGGTGTAGGAAGCAGGAAAGAAGTGAAAAAATTATTAAAGGACGGAGCGGTCAAAGTAAATGATGTGATAATGAAGGATGCAAAGACCAAGCTTAATCCAGAGGAGGACGTTGTTACAGTCCATGGTGAACCCGTTGTGTACCGTGAATATGTATATTTTATGATGAATAAACCTCAGGGTGTTATTTCAGCAACAGAGGATTTACGGGACAAGACAGTAATTGATCTGTTAAAAACAGAAGATCGGATTCTAGAGCCCTTTCCAGTAGGGCGTCTGGATAAAGATACCGAGGGGCTTTTGCTGATTACAAATGACGGAGCCCTTGCCCATCAATTGCTTTCACCCAAAAAACACGTGCCAAAAACTTATTTTGCCGTCATCGATGGAGAGGTCAGTGAAAAAGATACGGATGCATTTCGAGAAGGGGTAACACTGGACGATGGTTATCATACAAAGCCTGGAGTGTTGAAAATCTTAAAGACAGGCCTGCGCTCTGATATCGAATTGACTATTACAGAAGGAAAATTTCATCAGGTAAAGCGAATGTTCGAAGCAGTTGGAAAAAGGGTGGTGTATTTGAGGCGTCTTTCCATGGGGCCTCTGCTTCTGGATGAAAGCCTTCAGCTGGGAGAATACCGGGAGCTGAGTGAAGAGGAAGTGGTAAAATTAAAGGAGCATCCTCTGGTGACAGAATAA
- a CDS encoding DeoR family transcriptional regulator, producing the protein MKPSTNRMLTRIKSIYVFIKENGAVTTQELVDEFGITPRTIQRDLNVLAYNDLIKSPHRGTWTTTEKRVRISS; encoded by the coding sequence TTGAAACCTTCAACGAATAGAATGTTAACCCGAATTAAATCAATCTACGTGTTTATCAAGGAAAATGGTGCAGTTACGACCCAGGAACTTGTAGATGAGTTCGGCATCACTCCGCGTACTATTCAAAGAGATTTAAATGTACTGGCATACAACGACTTAATTAAAAGTCCGCACCGCGGAACCTGGACAACAACAGAAAAAAGAGTTCGAATTTCATCTTAA
- the pepV gene encoding dipeptidase PepV — translation MTTINWMKEVEKRQDDLIKDLQGLLHIKSVLDEENATEDAPLGKGVKEALDYLLDLGNKDGFISKNVGNLAGHLEMGEGKGLVGILCHVDVVPEGDGWSVDPYSGVIKDGKIFARGSSDDKGPTLAAYYGMKIVKELGLPLEKRVRLIVGTDEESDWRCVDHYFEREEMPDMGFAPDGDFPIINAEKGIADYDLVFKPEAEANSANVRLVSFHSGRRYNMVPDHAEAKLQVNGNKGDISEEFQKFMQNASLKGKIFEENGEISLVLEGKSAHGMEPNNGVNAGLQLAKFLYDYSEQLNGGGKQFIDFAVQFLYEQSRGEGFGIKYSDEITGDLTMNVGRLDYNEENGGRFGINMRYPVTFNMESGLKSIKEILEKNGYTLENFSDSKPHHVDKNEPLIKTLQKVYEDQTGEKAELLAIGGGTYARSLTTGVAFGALFPGRPDVMHQKDEFMFVEDLFKATAIYAQAIFELAGRNN, via the coding sequence ATGACTACTATTAATTGGATGAAAGAAGTAGAAAAAAGACAAGACGATTTGATAAAGGATTTACAAGGTTTATTACATATTAAAAGTGTGCTGGATGAAGAAAATGCAACCGAAGATGCTCCTTTAGGAAAAGGTGTGAAGGAAGCGTTGGATTACTTATTAGATCTTGGAAACAAGGACGGCTTTATAAGCAAGAATGTCGGCAATCTGGCCGGGCACCTGGAAATGGGAGAAGGAAAGGGGCTAGTCGGGATATTATGTCACGTGGATGTGGTGCCTGAAGGAGATGGCTGGAGTGTTGACCCTTATTCCGGAGTTATAAAGGATGGGAAGATTTTTGCAAGAGGATCCAGTGATGATAAGGGTCCGACGCTGGCAGCCTATTATGGGATGAAAATTGTGAAAGAACTGGGGCTGCCTCTTGAGAAAAGGGTCCGCTTGATTGTTGGTACAGATGAGGAAAGTGATTGGCGCTGTGTTGATCATTATTTTGAGCGTGAAGAGATGCCGGATATGGGGTTTGCACCTGATGGTGATTTTCCGATTATAAATGCAGAAAAAGGGATAGCCGATTATGATCTTGTATTTAAACCTGAAGCTGAAGCAAATTCAGCCAATGTGCGTTTGGTTTCTTTTCATTCTGGAAGACGCTACAACATGGTACCAGACCATGCGGAAGCAAAGCTTCAAGTGAATGGAAATAAAGGGGATATTTCGGAGGAGTTCCAGAAATTTATGCAAAATGCTTCTTTAAAAGGGAAAATTTTTGAGGAAAATGGTGAAATTTCTCTTGTATTAGAAGGAAAATCAGCACATGGAATGGAACCTAATAATGGAGTGAATGCCGGGCTTCAGCTTGCTAAATTTTTATATGATTATTCTGAGCAATTGAATGGGGGCGGAAAACAGTTCATTGATTTCGCTGTTCAATTCTTATATGAACAATCGCGCGGTGAAGGATTTGGCATAAAATACTCAGATGAGATTACTGGTGACCTGACGATGAATGTCGGAAGGCTGGACTACAACGAGGAAAACGGAGGGCGCTTTGGAATTAATATGCGCTATCCAGTGACATTCAATATGGAGAGCGGCTTAAAGTCAATTAAAGAAATTCTTGAGAAAAATGGATATACTTTAGAAAACTTTTCTGACTCCAAGCCTCATCATGTCGATAAGAATGAGCCGCTTATTAAGACACTTCAGAAAGTTTATGAAGACCAAACAGGTGAAAAAGCTGAGCTTCTGGCGATTGGCGGCGGGACCTATGCCCGTTCTTTAACAACTGGTGTTGCTTTTGGAGCTTTGTTTCCTGGCCGTCCGGATGTCATGCACCAAAAAGATGAGTTTATGTTTGTTGAAGATTTATTTAAAGCAACAGCCATTTATGCTCAGGCCATTTTTGAATTGGCTGGCAGGAATAACTAA
- the dat gene encoding D-amino-acid transaminase, with protein sequence MEKIIFNGELVERTGINIDIEDRGYQFGDGIYEVIRVYNGKLFTKEEHIKRLYESAEKISMELPYDRNSLEEQLENLVKENQLKTGIIYLQFTRGVAMRAHGFPGDDVVPVFIAYTREVERPESSMKNGVKGILVDDIRWLRCDIKSLNLLGNILAKQEAANHGCFEAIQHRSNIVTEGSSSNAFVIKNGELWTHPATNLILNGITRRVILDICKEQGIQVIEKPFTVDELLDADEIFISSTTSEIMPIVQLAKNTKSDILLNEKTIGDGKPGQLTRKLQELFEKEIEKQCYSARLFS encoded by the coding sequence TTGGAGAAAATTATTTTTAACGGGGAATTAGTTGAACGCACTGGAATCAACATTGATATTGAAGATCGCGGGTACCAATTTGGTGACGGCATTTATGAGGTAATAAGGGTCTATAACGGAAAGCTGTTTACAAAGGAAGAGCATATTAAACGGCTGTACGAAAGTGCAGAAAAAATTTCCATGGAACTCCCCTATGACAGGAACTCCCTTGAAGAGCAGCTTGAAAATCTGGTAAAAGAGAATCAATTAAAGACCGGAATTATTTATCTGCAATTTACACGCGGCGTTGCAATGCGGGCACATGGATTTCCGGGAGATGATGTTGTTCCGGTATTTATTGCCTATACCAGGGAAGTTGAAAGACCAGAGTCCTCTATGAAAAATGGAGTAAAAGGGATTTTAGTGGATGACATCCGCTGGCTGCGCTGTGACATAAAAAGCCTGAACTTGCTTGGCAATATCCTGGCTAAACAGGAAGCAGCAAATCATGGCTGTTTCGAAGCCATTCAGCATCGTTCCAATATTGTTACAGAAGGGTCATCTTCAAATGCATTTGTTATCAAGAATGGAGAACTATGGACTCATCCGGCTACAAACCTCATTTTAAATGGAATTACCAGAAGGGTAATTCTGGACATTTGCAAAGAACAGGGAATTCAAGTAATAGAGAAGCCTTTTACAGTGGATGAGCTTTTGGATGCTGACGAAATATTTATTTCGAGTACGACTTCTGAAATTATGCCGATTGTGCAGTTAGCCAAAAATACCAAATCGGATATTCTGCTAAATGAAAAAACAATCGGGGATGGTAAGCCGGGTCAATTGACACGTAAGCTTCAAGAGCTTTTTGAAAAGGAAATTGAGAAGCAGTGTTATTCAGCTAGACTCTTTTCGTAA